Genomic window (Phragmites australis chromosome 5, lpPhrAust1.1, whole genome shotgun sequence):
GAACAAGAGATGATAATCCATTGGTGGTGTTTGGATTTCAGGAGAAGGCTCTTCACCATGATTAATAATCTGCCCACTGTTTTTGAAGTTGTGACAGGGATTGCTAAGAAGCAATCAAAAGCCCCCAACGGCAGCAGTAAAAGCAACAAATCCAGCTCTAAAGTAAGTATTCTTTTAGTGGCTCTAAAGTAAGTGTGTGCGCGGCTTGCCCTACATCTTGGTAATGCTGTTGGCACAGCCCCTCGCTCATTGTTTGGCCTTCTCTTTTCAGCCGTCGAAACAGAACAATTCTAGCAGTAAGCCTGCCAAGCCATCTCACCCAAAAGACGAGGAAGACAGTGGCCGGGAGGATGCAGGGGTTGAGGACCAAGCATACCTGTGTGGCTCTTGTGGGGAGAGCTACGCGAATGGCGAGTTCTGGATCTGCTGTGATGTCTGTGAGAAGTGGTTCCACGGCAAGTGCGTCCGGATCACCCCTGCAAAGGCGGAGCACATCAAGCAGTACAAGTGCCCCAGCTGCAGCAGCAAGAGGAGCCGTGAATGACCCCCTTGGAACTCTCCCTGCCTGTTGACGTATTTAGAATCGTTAGGAGTGGTGAAGCGGCGTAGGACTGCTTCACCTGTTTAGCGCACCGGTGCGCCATTGTGCTAGTGTTTCATCGTGTGTTGTTGTAATGGACATGGTAGCTAGTGGTGATATGTTGTATTAGCAGGCTAACTGCTGTCATCTTCGTGTGAGATGAACTGCTAGACGGTTGGAAACTCTCGTGTTCAGTAATTAAGTGATGGGTTAGTATGTATGATAATTGCCTCCTGTTTGTCACCAGAGATTGTTATTCTGGCGATGCTGTGAGCTGATGTTGATGGTAAtcttagggatgaaaatggattTTTTGGATTTTCCTATCCCGTTCCGATCTGTTTTTTTCCTACTGATTTTGGATTTTCGAGACTTATGTGAACACGGGACGAAAACGGTTTAACAGTTTTCTCGACTATATTGTTGGTATCCTATCTTTAATTGGGAATATCTTGTTGGGATTCCTGTTTGTTCAATTGtaagagaagaggagaaagaagaaataaaacatGATCTAGATATGAATAGTGATAAATGATGTTGACGAGTTGTAGGTTGAGTGGAAGATTGTTTTTCTTGGTGTTTTGCTATCATATTAGGTTATTATTGTACCATGTGTGTTGGTGTGTGTCGAAGTATTGGATGAGGGGACATCCTAATTGACAGGACCCACAAGATATATGGCAGTCGACAGGAGATATTTCCTGACCTATGC
Coding sequences:
- the LOC133919110 gene encoding PHD finger protein ALFIN-LIKE 7-like, with protein sequence MDGGGGGALGAAAVHLHASYPEDVFRDFRARRAGIVKALTTDVEKFYQQCDPEKENLCLYGLPNETWEVTLPAEEVPPELPEPALGINFARDGMVEKDWLSLVAVHSDAWLLSVAFYFGSRFGFDKDARRRLFTMINNLPTVFEVVTGIAKKQSKAPNGSSKSNKSSSKPSKQNNSSSKPAKPSHPKDEEDSGREDAGVEDQAYLCGSCGESYANGEFWICCDVCEKWFHGKCVRITPAKAEHIKQYKCPSCSSKRSRE